The sequence below is a genomic window from Sulfuracidifex metallicus DSM 6482 = JCM 9184.
TAAAACTATGCCCATTACTTGATAAAGAATACTCTTTTCCACATGGCTAATTGTACTTAATGCTTTTTAAAATTTCTTTTCTATTTAGGTTATCTTTAGATAATAACCTTGGAAATTAAAAACGTATAACCAAAATAAAACAAGATAAGAAAAATATAGAAGAATATTTCTATTAAACTGTTGTTACTGCCTCAACCATCACTATGAAGAGGAAGAAGTTGAAGCTTGAGCTATATTATTATATACTCCATAAAATAATCTATTAAAGCCTAGAGCATAGATATCTCCAGTGGAACTGTCGTATTCTAGCACTAACATAGGAAGATACTGATTCGGATGCCCTATTACTGGCATGCCGTCTCTAGTTACGTCGTATTGAGAGTAATGATACGGACAGACCCCACAATGGGTATTTGGATCATATTGTACTGGTCCGCCCATGTGAACGCATACCGCACTATATCCTACTACATCTCCATTGGGGCCTACTCCTCCTATTGAAGGAGTTCCAGTTCGGACGATATATGCTGAATATCCCATGTACGTAACTGGCATTGGATTGCCAACTTGTAGTTGGCTATAATTTGCGACTTTCTGTTTTTGATAAGCCTGAACTGATGTAACTGGTTG
It includes:
- a CDS encoding arsenate reductase (azurin) small subunit, with the translated sequence MSKGNDKDKVDPNRRAVVVGGAAAVAGIAAGILIGGNAFPKLETQSITKTVVKPEVQKVTVTQPVTSVQAYQKQKVANYSQLQVGNPMPVTYMGYSAYIVRTGTPSIGGVGPNGDVVGYSAVCVHMGGPVQYDPNTHCGVCPYHYSQYDVTRDGMPVIGHPNQYLPMLVLEYDSSTGDIYALGFNRLFYGVYNNIAQASTSSSS